In Aminobacterium sp. MB27-C1, a single genomic region encodes these proteins:
- the trmD gene encoding tRNA (guanosine(37)-N1)-methyltransferase TrmD: protein MHVTIITAFPEFFNDFLSTSIIGRAVEKKLIDVDVINLREFGLGNYHQIDDYSFGGDGMVLMPEPLTKALEKARQTSSGMSTVVYPSPQGAMLTQEMVESLASREHIIIICGHYEGIDERFSEKYVDVEVSIGDYVLTGGEIPAMAIIDSMARLVPDVVGRNGAVEEDSFFRGMLDFPHFTRPAVWEDKEVPPVLLSGNDKEIDRWRKQQAVQRTLCRRPDLLSRANISSYLEKGVYVALVHHPVIDRCGEKTTAALTGLDLSDISRSCRTYGVRKFLVITPLKSQRELAKTVASHWVEGYGATSYPSRAEAFKVMKTVSNVDRAIQWIKDKEHDEPLVIATTAKFHDEAIHWLEMKRTLLELQKPVLFLFGTASGLHEDVLNKCSALLQPLSGGMEDYNHLSVRTAVGVTLDRFFGWR from the coding sequence ATGCACGTTACTATTATTACAGCATTTCCCGAGTTTTTTAACGACTTCCTTTCTACAAGCATTATTGGCCGGGCCGTTGAAAAAAAACTAATAGACGTCGACGTTATCAATCTTCGAGAATTTGGGCTTGGTAACTATCATCAGATAGACGACTATTCTTTTGGCGGGGACGGTATGGTTCTCATGCCAGAGCCTCTCACAAAAGCGTTGGAAAAAGCTCGACAGACTTCTTCTGGAATGTCAACGGTAGTCTATCCTAGTCCTCAGGGGGCAATGCTTACGCAAGAAATGGTTGAGTCTCTTGCTAGTCGAGAGCACATCATCATTATCTGTGGGCATTATGAAGGAATAGACGAACGTTTTTCGGAAAAGTATGTTGATGTTGAAGTTTCCATTGGAGATTATGTTTTAACGGGGGGAGAAATTCCCGCTATGGCCATTATCGATTCTATGGCTCGCCTTGTTCCCGATGTGGTAGGGCGAAATGGTGCTGTAGAGGAGGATTCCTTTTTTAGAGGAATGTTAGATTTCCCACATTTCACACGACCGGCAGTATGGGAAGATAAAGAAGTTCCACCTGTACTTCTTTCTGGTAATGATAAGGAAATAGACAGATGGCGAAAGCAGCAGGCTGTTCAACGTACATTATGTAGACGTCCTGATTTGCTCAGTCGGGCGAATATTTCTTCTTATTTGGAGAAAGGTGTATATGTGGCCTTAGTGCACCATCCTGTAATTGATCGTTGTGGGGAAAAAACAACAGCAGCGCTTACAGGGTTGGATCTTTCTGATATTAGTCGTTCTTGCCGTACCTATGGGGTGCGGAAGTTTCTTGTAATAACTCCTTTGAAAAGCCAAAGAGAACTTGCTAAAACCGTGGCTTCACATTGGGTAGAGGGGTATGGTGCTACCTCTTATCCCAGTAGAGCGGAAGCATTTAAGGTTATGAAAACGGTTTCAAATGTTGATAGAGCTATTCAGTGGATAAAAGATAAAGAGCATGACGAACCTTTAGTAATAGCGACAACTGCAAAGTTTCATGATGAAGCTATTCATTGGCTTGAAATGAAGCGCACTCTTCTTGAGTTGCAGAAACCTGTTCTTTTTCTCTTCGGTACGGCTTCCGGCTTACACGAAGATGTTCTGAATAAGTGTTCCGCACTTTTGCAACCGCTTTCTGGGGGAATGGAAGATTATAATCATCTTTCGGTTCGAACCGCTGTGGGCGTTACTCTTGACAGGTTTTTCGGTTGGAGATAA
- a CDS encoding KH domain-containing protein, with protein sequence MSNYQNLVKYIVDHLVTDPDQVLITSEMNDRGIVMVLIKVAPEDVGRVIGKRGATINAIRLVVKAAAVKENERVEVDIVAD encoded by the coding sequence ATGTCTAACTACCAGAATCTCGTTAAGTATATTGTCGATCACCTTGTTACAGACCCTGATCAAGTACTTATCACTTCAGAAATGAATGATCGCGGCATAGTGATGGTATTGATTAAAGTTGCGCCTGAAGATGTGGGGCGAGTTATAGGGAAACGTGGAGCTACAATTAATGCTATACGTTTAGTAGTCAAGGCTGCGGCAGTGAAAGAAAACGAAAGAGTGGAAGTTGATATCGTAGCAGACTGA
- the ffh gene encoding signal recognition particle protein has translation MFEALKERLESVFDALKGKGKLSEEDVSSALREVRRALLEADVDYKVVKSLVDSIRERCVGREVLDSITPGQQVIAIVYEELVSLMGADVVPFTIASKPPTLCMMVGLQGSGKTTTTVKIAKRLQNAHRPLVVACDLRRPAAIEQLKVLAQQSKVAFYGPSDNTQDVLKVAKEALAYAEAHLNDLVIFDTAGRLHVDEDLMDELSQLKELVQPHEVLLVVDAMTGQEAVKVASSFHEKLTLTGAVLSKLDGDARGGAALAIRATTNVPIKFAGIGEGIDAIELFDARRMAQRIIGMGDVMGLAERVQQVTSQEDVEKITKSLKKDKLTMEDLLLQFEQIEKLGPLDKIMDMLPGMGKMKELKNAELDPKRLKQSKAIIQSMTIEERRNPQIIKGSRRRRIAEGSGTSVQMVNQLLKQYDQMKQLWKYMGKGKKGPRLPKGLFGGKGLPF, from the coding sequence ATGTTTGAAGCATTGAAAGAACGTTTGGAATCTGTATTTGATGCATTAAAAGGGAAGGGTAAATTATCTGAGGAAGATGTAAGTTCGGCCTTAAGAGAAGTACGGCGTGCCCTTCTTGAAGCTGATGTGGATTACAAAGTAGTTAAATCACTTGTTGATTCAATTCGTGAACGCTGCGTTGGGCGTGAGGTTCTTGATTCCATAACTCCTGGCCAGCAGGTTATTGCCATTGTTTATGAGGAATTAGTTAGCCTTATGGGGGCTGATGTGGTTCCTTTTACCATTGCTTCTAAGCCACCAACTCTTTGCATGATGGTTGGTTTGCAGGGAAGTGGTAAGACGACAACAACAGTTAAAATAGCAAAGCGCCTTCAGAATGCGCACAGACCTCTTGTCGTTGCATGTGACCTCAGACGTCCGGCAGCTATAGAGCAGTTAAAAGTTCTTGCGCAACAAAGCAAAGTTGCTTTTTACGGCCCATCCGATAACACTCAAGATGTTCTTAAAGTTGCCAAAGAGGCTCTTGCCTATGCAGAGGCTCATCTCAATGATCTTGTTATTTTTGACACAGCAGGTAGATTACACGTAGATGAAGATTTGATGGATGAGCTTAGCCAATTGAAAGAACTTGTGCAGCCCCACGAAGTATTGTTAGTTGTAGACGCCATGACAGGGCAGGAAGCAGTAAAGGTAGCGTCCAGTTTCCACGAAAAACTGACTTTGACAGGGGCAGTTTTAAGCAAGTTGGATGGAGATGCCCGCGGTGGTGCTGCATTAGCTATTCGGGCAACGACGAATGTTCCTATAAAATTTGCAGGTATAGGCGAAGGCATTGATGCTATAGAGCTTTTTGATGCGCGACGAATGGCCCAGCGTATTATTGGTATGGGCGATGTTATGGGCTTGGCAGAGCGTGTTCAGCAGGTTACATCACAGGAAGATGTCGAAAAAATTACTAAAAGTCTTAAGAAAGACAAGCTTACCATGGAAGATCTTTTGTTGCAGTTTGAACAAATAGAGAAGCTTGGGCCTCTTGATAAGATTATGGATATGCTTCCTGGCATGGGAAAAATGAAAGAGTTGAAAAATGCGGAGCTTGACCCTAAACGATTAAAACAATCCAAAGCTATCATTCAGTCTATGACAATAGAGGAGCGGCGCAATCCTCAAATTATAAAGGGAAGCCGCAGGCGGCGCATAGCTGAAGGTTCTGGTACCAGCGTACAAATGGTAAATCAACTTCTTAAACAATATGATCAAATGAAACAACTTTGGAAATATATGGGGAAGGGCAAAAAGGGACCTCGTCTCCCTAAAGGTCTTTTTGGCGGTAAAGGTTTACCCTTCTAG
- the apgM gene encoding alkaline phosphatase family protein: MRCILVVLDGLGDKGIAAIGKHTPLQAARTPNLDYIAKTGSCGLYHSCLQGQAMPSEMAHFIMFGYDLADFPGRGYIEAKAEGFPVQDNEVALLSRTFSVAKTNNFYILKVEKMDLAPDLLKPLHEAIRFYRKDNIEIEFIPTKGIAGLSIMRGLGLSSEVTDSNPIYEERPIMKVLPRKDACDLKKAQHTAAILNEYVKWSYLVLSSHPINIKRVNNNEPPVNFIGLQRAGQYRPLLPFHEKWGLKALCIASGAIYHGLCSILGMDIQRVKDSIFPGKDLEERLRMAYYATDYDFIYVHTKATDEAAHERNYQKKIDVIEQLDKAFEFARKHIIPDNDVLFIVTSDHSTASVGNMIHSGETVPILMSGCYARKDDVRKFDEISCAQGCLGLLRGHELMYMILNLLDRGKLAGLMDSPIDQPYYPGHYIPLKE, from the coding sequence ATGAGATGCATACTTGTAGTTCTGGATGGATTAGGCGATAAGGGAATAGCAGCTATAGGGAAGCATACTCCCCTTCAAGCTGCTCGGACACCTAATTTAGACTATATTGCAAAAACGGGAAGTTGCGGACTCTATCACAGTTGTCTGCAAGGACAGGCTATGCCCAGTGAAATGGCCCATTTTATTATGTTCGGTTATGATCTTGCTGACTTTCCTGGAAGGGGGTACATAGAAGCAAAAGCGGAAGGTTTCCCCGTTCAGGATAATGAAGTCGCTCTCCTCTCAAGAACATTTTCTGTTGCCAAAACAAATAATTTTTATATTCTAAAGGTAGAAAAAATGGATTTGGCACCAGATCTGTTGAAGCCTCTTCACGAAGCCATTAGATTTTATCGAAAAGACAATATAGAAATAGAATTTATCCCTACAAAAGGAATTGCTGGACTTTCTATTATGCGCGGATTGGGACTTTCTTCGGAAGTTACAGATTCGAATCCTATCTACGAAGAGCGCCCCATAATGAAGGTCCTTCCAAGAAAAGACGCCTGCGATTTAAAAAAAGCCCAACATACGGCAGCGATTCTCAATGAATATGTAAAATGGTCATATTTGGTTTTATCATCCCATCCTATAAACATAAAGAGAGTAAACAATAACGAGCCTCCCGTAAACTTTATTGGCCTTCAAAGAGCAGGACAATATCGTCCTCTTCTTCCCTTTCATGAAAAATGGGGACTTAAGGCCTTATGTATCGCTTCTGGAGCAATTTATCATGGTTTATGTTCTATTCTTGGTATGGATATACAGCGAGTCAAAGATTCAATCTTTCCTGGCAAAGACTTGGAGGAAAGACTTCGCATGGCCTACTATGCAACTGACTACGACTTTATCTATGTTCATACCAAAGCTACTGACGAGGCAGCACACGAAAGAAATTACCAAAAGAAAATTGATGTTATAGAGCAACTTGATAAGGCTTTTGAATTCGCTCGGAAACACATTATTCCTGATAACGATGTTTTATTTATCGTTACTTCGGATCATTCCACAGCAAGTGTAGGAAATATGATTCATTCAGGAGAAACTGTCCCTATTCTCATGTCAGGATGTTATGCAAGGAAAGATGACGTTAGAAAATTTGACGAAATAAGCTGCGCCCAAGGCTGTCTTGGATTATTGCGAGGACACGAGCTCATGTATATGATTTTGAATTTGCTTGATCGCGGAAAATTGGCGGGTCTCATGGACTCCCCTATCGATCAACCGTATTATCCGGGCCATTACATTCCCTTAAAGGAGTGA
- the rplS gene encoding 50S ribosomal protein L19 produces the protein MDAIKLVEKKYMKNEDEVPAFRAGDTVRVHVKVTEGARERIQVFEGVVIARKHGGVNETFTVRKISNGIGVERVFPIHCPSIDKIEVKRLGKVRRAKLYYLRKLSGKAARIKERREF, from the coding sequence ATGGATGCCATTAAACTGGTAGAAAAGAAATATATGAAGAACGAAGACGAAGTACCAGCCTTTCGGGCAGGAGATACTGTGCGAGTTCACGTTAAAGTAACAGAAGGAGCACGCGAACGTATTCAGGTTTTCGAGGGTGTTGTTATTGCCCGTAAACATGGCGGGGTAAACGAGACGTTTACAGTTAGAAAAATATCGAATGGCATAGGAGTAGAGAGGGTTTTCCCTATCCACTGCCCATCAATCGATAAGATAGAAGTGAAACGTCTTGGTAAAGTACGCAGAGCAAAGCTTTATTATCTGAGAAAACTCAGCGGAAAAGCTGCTCGTATTAAAGAAAGAAGAGAATTTTAG
- the rpsP gene encoding 30S ribosomal protein S16 has protein sequence MAVRIRLARYGRKKNPFYRLVVADSRSPRDGRFIDLLGVYNPMEDPAVIQVDEEKALRWLKNGASASDTARGILKKAGVWEKFAAEKNSAE, from the coding sequence ATGGCAGTTCGAATTCGTTTGGCCCGATATGGGCGTAAGAAAAACCCATTTTACCGGCTTGTAGTCGCCGATTCTAGATCACCGCGAGATGGACGTTTCATCGATCTTCTTGGAGTATATAATCCGATGGAAGATCCCGCAGTGATTCAGGTTGACGAAGAAAAGGCTCTTCGTTGGTTGAAAAACGGAGCGTCAGCTTCTGATACCGCTCGTGGCATATTGAAGAAAGCTGGCGTGTGGGAAAAATTTGCCGCAGAGAAAAATTCTGCTGAATAA
- the ylxM gene encoding YlxM family DNA-binding protein, giving the protein MNEENLLKERLYLNELYDLYGPLLTEKQRNAYEYHEFSDLSISEIAERLNTSRQAVFDLITRAKSRLEELEELLKLHARITNLEKQIENLEKSL; this is encoded by the coding sequence ATGAACGAGGAAAATCTTCTTAAAGAACGTCTTTACCTTAACGAGCTTTATGATTTGTATGGCCCTCTTTTGACAGAAAAACAACGGAACGCCTATGAATATCATGAATTCTCAGATCTTTCCATTTCAGAGATAGCTGAGCGTTTAAATACATCAAGGCAAGCTGTTTTTGATCTTATAACAAGAGCGAAAAGCAGACTCGAAGAGTTGGAAGAACTCCTAAAGCTTCATGCTCGGATAACGAACCTTGAAAAGCAAATAGAGAATTTGGAAAAAAGTTTGTAG
- a CDS encoding tetratricopeptide repeat protein, whose product MKKSLEEWLRGDTVQHKNNDLGLPIVALHSPLDLPVVALAKTESDEEEIEEKKDVSKSELELTFPEVETDVEERGDLQIEIEEERQNEKRESINVEAESLFENGEKNESTAEDDFELKPEKEIEPETEPKMLISENLEDEKNKEAFWGGKKTLALGLALSAAAGLYMYKTLTAPETLLSKGHDFYELKEYNQALNYYQKVLKKNPQNTEALIAIAKTLENTGKRGEAVDAYFKVLRVDPDNSEAYLRLGDLLYALGSRDKALQSYREVLRIEQSNIPALLGIARCFFDQKDWQKALDSYSQILLLEPGNMESLTQKRVIEDILAMHEEDEKRLEEESQILAQANEKKKTAQRALSLMAYSEAEQIYREVLLLNPRDWEAQEERKYCLEKMAGLHKEFNLYTRIDDIISKNLPHEEQRDANGETKEIQPQKKILRSEPLKKVRIVPVYSPRPLALSVEAEMKKNSPEELVRRMVDLSKTQNFAELLRTGWEYIFSLEKIETEELNSEIKIEKVRFFGSLSIPYKTTPTWIEPIIDNHFDSLQTLRRAIKLNLIDRKVYMMMSQAWEDLHKKNNVSLAEKAQQEEAFYSSLLAHAAYQSRLPEEAWDAIERAKQLAPDNLYIARLHLILANCLKKA is encoded by the coding sequence GTGAAAAAAAGTTTAGAAGAATGGCTTCGTGGCGATACCGTTCAACATAAGAATAATGATTTAGGGCTCCCTATAGTAGCTTTACATTCACCTCTTGACCTTCCTGTTGTTGCTCTTGCGAAAACAGAAAGTGACGAAGAGGAAATAGAAGAAAAGAAAGATGTATCAAAATCAGAACTTGAATTAACATTCCCCGAAGTAGAAACAGACGTTGAAGAACGGGGAGATTTGCAAATTGAGATTGAAGAAGAAAGACAAAACGAGAAGAGAGAAAGTATCAACGTAGAAGCTGAGTCGCTGTTTGAGAATGGAGAAAAAAACGAGTCTACAGCAGAAGATGATTTTGAATTAAAACCAGAGAAAGAAATTGAGCCAGAAACAGAACCCAAAATGCTTATATCGGAAAATTTAGAAGATGAAAAAAATAAAGAGGCATTTTGGGGCGGGAAAAAAACGTTAGCTTTAGGTTTGGCCCTTTCTGCTGCTGCTGGTTTGTATATGTATAAAACGTTGACTGCGCCTGAAACGTTGCTTTCTAAAGGTCACGATTTTTATGAATTAAAAGAGTATAATCAAGCATTAAATTATTATCAAAAGGTCTTAAAGAAAAACCCACAAAACACCGAAGCTTTAATAGCAATAGCCAAAACTCTCGAGAACACAGGTAAACGAGGAGAGGCTGTTGATGCTTATTTTAAGGTATTGAGAGTAGATCCAGATAATAGTGAAGCGTATCTTCGTTTGGGAGATTTGCTCTATGCGTTAGGATCTAGAGATAAAGCGCTGCAATCATACAGAGAAGTACTTCGGATAGAGCAAAGTAATATCCCTGCACTTTTAGGTATAGCTCGTTGCTTCTTTGATCAGAAAGATTGGCAGAAGGCTTTAGATTCTTATAGCCAAATTTTATTGCTTGAGCCTGGGAATATGGAATCTCTTACTCAGAAGAGGGTCATAGAGGATATCCTTGCTATGCATGAGGAAGATGAAAAGCGCTTGGAGGAAGAATCACAAATTTTAGCCCAGGCGAACGAGAAGAAAAAAACTGCCCAACGTGCTCTTTCATTGATGGCGTACAGTGAAGCAGAACAGATTTATAGAGAAGTGCTTCTTCTCAATCCTAGAGATTGGGAAGCACAAGAAGAACGGAAGTATTGTCTTGAGAAGATGGCAGGTCTTCATAAAGAATTTAATCTTTATACCCGAATAGACGATATAATATCGAAGAATTTGCCTCATGAAGAGCAGCGTGATGCAAACGGTGAAACAAAAGAGATACAGCCCCAAAAGAAGATATTGAGAAGTGAGCCATTGAAAAAGGTTCGCATTGTGCCTGTTTATTCTCCTCGCCCACTAGCACTTTCTGTTGAAGCTGAAATGAAAAAGAATTCACCAGAAGAGTTAGTACGACGTATGGTTGATTTGAGTAAAACGCAGAATTTCGCAGAATTACTCCGTACAGGGTGGGAATACATCTTTTCTTTGGAAAAAATAGAAACTGAGGAGCTTAATAGTGAAATCAAGATAGAAAAAGTACGCTTCTTCGGAAGTCTTTCTATACCATATAAAACAACGCCCACATGGATAGAACCAATTATAGATAATCATTTTGACTCTTTGCAAACGTTGCGTAGAGCCATTAAACTCAATTTGATAGATCGTAAAGTATATATGATGATGTCTCAAGCTTGGGAAGATTTACACAAGAAAAATAACGTTTCTTTAGCTGAAAAGGCCCAACAAGAAGAAGCTTTCTATTCTTCTCTTTTAGCACATGCTGCCTATCAATCTCGTCTTCCAGAAGAGGCATGGGATGCCATTGAAAGAGCAAAACAGCTCGCGCCAGACAATTTATATATTGCGAGGTTACATTTAATTCTTGCAAATTGCCTTAAAAAGGCCTGA
- the rimM gene encoding ribosome maturation factor RimM (Essential for efficient processing of 16S rRNA): MENRNLVTIGRIIGVHGIRGSIKIMPLTDFPRRFLMMESLAVYGEDDSLMTVLSIEKIRIAENKGVLIADTMELQTVEEAECLRGGLIKIPEEERYALEEGEYWVDDLIGVDVYEKTTNCYLGKIKDVFSAGEMDIYAVISEDGKEHFIPAVSEFIKEVDIENQTMKIELIEGLWE; the protein is encoded by the coding sequence ATGGAAAACCGTAATCTTGTAACTATAGGGCGTATCATAGGGGTACACGGAATTCGGGGGAGCATAAAAATTATGCCTCTCACTGATTTCCCTCGTCGTTTCCTTATGATGGAGAGCCTTGCAGTTTACGGTGAAGACGACTCTTTAATGACTGTTCTCTCCATTGAAAAGATTAGAATTGCTGAAAACAAGGGAGTTCTCATTGCCGATACGATGGAACTTCAGACAGTTGAAGAGGCAGAGTGTCTCAGGGGTGGTTTGATCAAAATTCCCGAGGAAGAAAGGTATGCTTTGGAAGAAGGGGAATATTGGGTTGATGATCTAATCGGTGTCGATGTGTATGAGAAAACAACTAATTGTTATTTAGGAAAAATAAAGGATGTTTTTTCTGCAGGGGAAATGGATATCTATGCCGTTATTTCAGAAGATGGCAAAGAACACTTTATTCCAGCAGTTTCAGAGTTTATCAAAGAAGTGGATATTGAAAATCAAACCATGAAAATAGAACTTATTGAAGGATTGTGGGAATAA
- a CDS encoding RelA/SpoT domain-containing protein codes for MEGRKAEEWGRAYVEKLSLYEEFTMRVKNLVQDLIGQEDIMVYGIQGSAKNPDEFISELAKRDEGELSSLGAFQDLSQVRILLHFPEDVRNVEKILQQEFLVDLAHSVTTSSLVNDPERFGYPSISYVVSLSNERSRLREWSKYRDLKCTVLVRTVIQEAWATISPKVSTTATDTLTQKKLKRKLIRLSALLEEADEGFLALWDAAKDSSMLVAPSRTEPVQEEEKQSQVLSQQNLADYFKEHKEIAEEWAANAVKAGFPAFYPTEEYLAESFTYLYDMLQASEIKTIEDLDRFIKDIHKNGLGMEQLESIVKAFEKENANWRVDGFSALFLLLLNMKWDVLQEKDLVALNVKKGSDRIKGLVD; via the coding sequence ATGGAAGGTCGGAAGGCTGAAGAATGGGGCAGAGCTTACGTAGAGAAGCTCTCTCTTTACGAAGAATTTACAATGCGTGTGAAGAATCTTGTTCAAGATTTAATTGGGCAAGAAGATATAATGGTGTATGGAATTCAAGGCAGCGCGAAAAACCCTGATGAATTTATTTCAGAGTTAGCGAAGAGAGATGAAGGTGAACTTTCTTCGCTTGGAGCATTTCAAGACCTTTCTCAGGTGCGGATATTGCTCCATTTCCCAGAAGACGTACGTAATGTGGAAAAGATATTGCAGCAAGAATTTCTTGTAGATCTTGCCCACTCAGTTACGACGTCAAGTTTGGTGAATGACCCTGAAAGATTTGGGTATCCTTCTATTTCATATGTTGTTTCTCTTTCAAATGAGCGGAGCAGACTTCGGGAGTGGAGTAAATATAGAGATTTAAAGTGTACAGTGCTTGTTCGGACAGTGATCCAAGAAGCATGGGCTACAATTTCTCCCAAAGTGAGTACCACCGCCACTGATACTTTGACACAGAAGAAATTGAAAAGAAAACTTATACGGCTTAGTGCACTTCTTGAAGAAGCTGACGAAGGCTTTTTAGCTTTGTGGGATGCGGCGAAGGATTCTTCTATGCTTGTTGCTCCTTCTCGAACGGAGCCTGTACAAGAAGAGGAAAAGCAATCTCAGGTTCTTTCTCAACAAAATTTAGCAGATTATTTTAAAGAACATAAAGAGATAGCGGAAGAATGGGCAGCAAATGCAGTTAAAGCCGGTTTCCCTGCTTTTTATCCAACTGAAGAATATTTAGCTGAGAGCTTTACATATCTTTATGATATGTTGCAAGCTTCTGAAATAAAAACAATAGAAGATTTAGATCGCTTTATCAAAGATATTCACAAGAACGGCCTCGGTATGGAACAGTTGGAATCCATTGTTAAAGCTTTTGAAAAAGAGAACGCAAATTGGCGTGTTGATGGGTTTTCTGCTTTGTTCTTATTACTTTTAAATATGAAATGGGATGTGCTTCAAGAGAAAGATCTTGTTGCTTTAAATGTCAAAAAAGGTTCGGATCGAATAAAAGGTCTCGTCGATTAA
- a CDS encoding lactate utilization protein — MTHSQDPFAAAQSTSNRQLGLEVVKALSSKGFEAVYADNRQQALDEVLNLIPQNSTVGIPGSVTIRQIGALEKLSERGCTIAQHWDPSLSPEEKKEVLKKEFLSDYFLTSSNALTQDGMLVNIDGTGNRVSAMAWGTNTLIFVVGINKIARDIDSALARIRDKATPPNAIRLNIDTPCTHVGHCVNCNSQSRVCRAVLILERPTMGRKTHVIVVGENLGY, encoded by the coding sequence ATGACACATTCACAAGATCCATTTGCAGCCGCACAATCTACAAGTAATCGTCAGTTAGGTCTCGAAGTTGTAAAAGCCCTGTCATCAAAAGGCTTTGAAGCGGTCTATGCTGACAATCGTCAACAAGCCCTCGATGAGGTTTTAAACCTCATCCCTCAAAATTCAACTGTTGGAATTCCTGGAAGCGTCACCATCAGACAAATCGGCGCTCTTGAAAAACTCTCAGAACGAGGATGTACTATTGCTCAGCATTGGGATCCCTCTCTCTCGCCAGAAGAAAAGAAAGAGGTTCTTAAAAAAGAGTTTCTATCTGACTATTTTCTAACAAGTTCCAATGCGCTGACTCAAGATGGCATGCTTGTTAATATTGATGGAACAGGAAATAGAGTGAGTGCTATGGCATGGGGTACAAATACTCTAATTTTTGTTGTAGGAATAAATAAAATAGCACGAGATATAGACAGTGCCCTTGCACGGATACGAGATAAAGCTACGCCTCCAAATGCTATTCGATTAAATATTGATACTCCATGTACTCATGTAGGTCATTGTGTTAATTGCAATAGTCAATCACGTGTTTGCAGAGCTGTACTCATTTTGGAACGTCCCACTATGGGAAGAAAAACCCACGTTATAGTTGTAGGAGAGAATCTTGGTTACTAA
- a CDS encoding Mut7-C RNAse domain-containing protein, which produces MGMRAQISFSDVFIYFLKRPESKLSKLSFRLKRRTSVKDAIEALGVPHTEVGGIKINGMSAGFDSILDMDDQAEVLPFLPPVDVTQATLLRPDPYLMPRFIIDVNVAKLGALLRLMGLDSAYNSKWHDEKIAQISMEEQRIVLTRDRSLLKRKIVVYGRLIREQNPWAQLVEVLTFYDVHKWLLPFSRCSLCNEILCPVPKKEILDSIEPLTRTFYDEFTQCPSCGQIYWAGSHKHRIIKRIQNILEKTHRMGLQYDVNVGRLFNEDSNCN; this is translated from the coding sequence ATGGGGATGAGGGCACAAATTTCTTTCTCTGATGTCTTTATATATTTTTTAAAAAGACCTGAATCGAAACTTTCGAAACTGAGCTTTAGATTAAAGAGGCGAACCTCAGTGAAAGATGCGATAGAAGCATTGGGTGTTCCTCATACTGAAGTGGGGGGAATAAAGATAAATGGCATGTCAGCAGGTTTTGACTCTATCCTTGATATGGATGACCAAGCTGAAGTGCTTCCCTTTTTACCTCCTGTAGATGTAACACAAGCAACACTTTTACGTCCTGATCCCTACTTGATGCCACGGTTTATAATTGACGTTAATGTGGCAAAATTAGGGGCCCTTCTTCGGCTTATGGGGCTTGATTCTGCGTATAATAGCAAGTGGCATGATGAAAAAATTGCCCAAATTTCTATGGAAGAGCAGCGTATTGTTTTAACTCGTGATCGTTCTCTTTTGAAGAGAAAAATTGTTGTATATGGTCGGCTTATTCGAGAGCAGAATCCATGGGCGCAGCTGGTAGAAGTTCTGACATTTTATGATGTGCATAAATGGCTTCTCCCCTTTAGCAGGTGTAGCTTATGCAATGAAATTCTTTGCCCTGTACCAAAGAAGGAGATCCTAGACTCAATAGAGCCTCTTACTCGGACATTTTATGATGAATTTACACAATGTCCATCATGTGGTCAAATATACTGGGCCGGGTCACATAAACATCGAATAATTAAAAGGATACAGAACATTCTGGAGAAAACCCATCGAATGGGATTGCAGTATGATGTTAATGTTGGTAGACTTTTTAATGAAGATTCAAATTGCAATTGA